In Nocardia yunnanensis, one DNA window encodes the following:
- a CDS encoding DUF4365 domain-containing protein — MSRLGLGLDGAKSRYSQSYLSAVCSQSGHTLQEGRQDEDCWAVDTTVDLPAASVLVQLKCTSSPRRTSVGDFRVPLKQQWIVSWSVKKVPVYVLLVVVPRKQHEWIAHADDHTVHQTHAYWERFDAATHTKSIILPKTQRFQASTLASWEDQLDNVFGGLE, encoded by the coding sequence ATGAGTCGGTTAGGGCTCGGCCTCGATGGTGCCAAGTCCCGGTATAGCCAGTCCTACCTTTCAGCGGTCTGCTCGCAATCTGGACACACGCTGCAGGAAGGGCGACAAGATGAGGATTGCTGGGCAGTTGACACGACGGTAGACCTCCCCGCGGCGTCAGTGCTCGTCCAGCTCAAATGCACATCTTCCCCGAGGCGTACCAGCGTCGGCGATTTCCGTGTCCCACTCAAACAGCAATGGATCGTCAGCTGGTCGGTCAAGAAGGTGCCTGTCTACGTGCTGCTCGTTGTCGTGCCCAGGAAGCAACACGAATGGATCGCGCACGCAGACGACCACACCGTGCACCAGACACACGCATACTGGGAGCGGTTCGATGCCGCAACTCACACCAAGTCCATCATTCTGCCCAAGACGCAACGGTTCCAAGCCTCTACCCTCGCTTCCTGGGAAGACCAGCTGGACAACGTATTCGGAGGTCTCGAATGA